A window of Zavarzinella sp. contains these coding sequences:
- a CDS encoding DUF1559 domain-containing protein produces the protein MGTLRTYRNALTLIELLVVIAIIGILVSLLLPAIQRVRAAADRAACSNHLKQLGLALHQYHDTMQAFPTNGGWDGQQHLRDINGQWFLPTTYNKETELTYRWGIADRNRGGADQTGSWLFTILPWIELDSVQNNYAQDATVRLFRCPSRPAIEAYIPVDEDIKGQYQAGGLKWYPTDYAGNHFILAPRPKTVPMAALLKGNSNMLLVGEKAIDPLLRKYQSWFWDEPYFLGGSHGTTRMGARLIPDAPESRFKHNWGSAHQSGVQFVYADGSVRHHSYDTNRLVILAALFLDERTFEEGL, from the coding sequence GTGGGAACGCTCAGAACCTATCGAAACGCCCTGACCCTCATTGAATTGCTGGTGGTGATTGCCATCATTGGCATACTCGTTTCTTTGCTTCTGCCTGCCATTCAGCGAGTGCGGGCTGCTGCAGATCGGGCAGCGTGCAGCAACCATCTGAAGCAGTTGGGGCTGGCACTGCATCAATATCACGATACGATGCAGGCATTCCCAACCAACGGTGGCTGGGATGGCCAACAACACCTGCGGGATATCAATGGGCAATGGTTTCTGCCCACCACTTATAACAAAGAAACGGAACTCACCTATCGCTGGGGTATTGCCGACCGCAATCGGGGCGGTGCCGATCAGACGGGCTCCTGGCTGTTTACCATTCTTCCCTGGATTGAACTTGATTCTGTCCAGAATAACTATGCTCAGGATGCGACGGTGCGGCTGTTTCGTTGCCCCAGCCGACCAGCGATCGAGGCCTACATACCTGTCGATGAGGATATCAAAGGACAGTATCAGGCAGGTGGGTTGAAATGGTACCCCACCGATTATGCGGGCAACCACTTTATTCTTGCCCCACGGCCCAAGACTGTGCCAATGGCAGCGTTATTGAAAGGCAATTCAAACATGTTACTGGTGGGGGAAAAAGCAATAGACCCACTGCTGCGGAAATATCAATCGTGGTTCTGGGACGAACCTTACTTTCTGGGTGGGTCGCACGGCACCACCCGCATGGGGGCCCGCTTAATTCCGGATGCCCCCGAATCGCGATTTAAGCATAACTGGGGCTCTGCCCACCAAAGCGGGGTGCAGTTTGTCTATGCGGATGGCAGCGTTCGCCACCACAGTTATGACACGAATCGGTTGGTAATCCTGGCCGCACTCTTTCTGGATGAACGAACTTTTGAGGAGGGTTTGTAA
- a CDS encoding PQQ-binding-like beta-propeller repeat protein: MPYFTTFCVFLLSFISVRAADWPMYRGNAQHTNATTEPLAGKLHPQWRAKLPQPMIAWPDQKLAQFDLVPEVVVASNIALVGCTTTDQVRAFDLTTGKELWQYMTDGPIRFAPAIAKDKAFFASDDGHLYCVKLQTGELLWKHRGGPGNQQVLGNNRLVSMWPARGAPVVADNVVYYAASIWPSMGIFVHALNVDTGEVIWTNDGDGSIFIKQPHSAYAFAGIAPQGNMAVQGDLLLIPGGRSIPAALDRTTGKLKHYLLNDNSKKGGGHLLTVAGEVFFNGPAFFQTETGKYIAGIGDIVAVSDDFVFAYASGKIQQYQRSEIPKDVGKTKLFAKATLPKPVATVAAKDVSTLLATPSHLIVGMKDAVVALPLPLTVEDVDEDAAHQVLEHKAQHFRLAFSNGNLLVTTEHGDLICLGEKEPTVQENLPAPVKAKVAGKASPDLAKLLTSKPKLGGYAILWEPTIEEIEACLQQTTCHAICYFAEAQQVEDLRTWALAKNLYGTRLAIHQGTPATVQLPPYLAECIITRTANAEELRTMFRILRPYGGQLLLPGKDAKLPSNLTTMPNAKTVQTANGVRIIREGALPGSGNWTHEHADAANTRVGSDRLVKAPLGVLWFGGTSHEGMLPRHGHGPQPQVIDGRCIIEGVDKMRAVDIYTGRLLWETALPKVGEFFNNTAHQAGANASGSNYVCLSDGIYISYRDGCTVLDPATGKVKQTIRAPHAAKEPAPRWRFITANEKYLVALIDPDLERTTAEAIKKAGKNSYRVANTRSSSSKKLVVFERQTGQVIWQTDAQYHFRHNSICLGDEQLFVIDRKADNDEDEDAPTDAVCAFQLSDGKPLWRSSNKVFGTWLSYSAQHQVVLEAGRVARDTLSDEPSGIRAYSATTGKVLWYEKKYIGPAMIRNDTVLQGSGACDLLTGKPLLETNPFTGTSALWSWAREYGCNTPLASQNLLLFRSGAAGFFDLENNCGTSNLGGFRSSCTNNLMAAGGVLCVPDYTRTCTCSYQNQTSVGFVPMEQIDQWSFLGSTKLPENIRELGVNLNAPGDRKSDTGRIWLEYPSVGGKSPNVPLKTGGPKLQWFRRHTSVVADRDGWITSSGAEDLEWLSLVLQDKKAPTRSYTVKLYFVEPDETVQPKERLFDITMQG; encoded by the coding sequence ATGCCATACTTCACCACTTTTTGTGTTTTTCTGCTTTCCTTCATATCGGTGCGTGCCGCAGACTGGCCGATGTATCGTGGGAATGCCCAGCACACCAATGCTACCACAGAACCACTGGCGGGAAAATTGCACCCACAGTGGCGTGCGAAGCTGCCCCAGCCGATGATTGCGTGGCCGGATCAGAAGCTGGCTCAGTTCGATCTGGTTCCTGAAGTGGTGGTTGCCAGCAACATTGCCCTGGTGGGCTGCACCACAACAGATCAGGTGCGGGCATTTGATTTAACCACTGGCAAAGAATTGTGGCAATACATGACTGATGGCCCGATTCGTTTTGCACCAGCAATTGCCAAAGATAAAGCATTTTTCGCCAGCGATGATGGTCATTTATACTGCGTCAAACTGCAAACAGGCGAACTACTCTGGAAGCACCGTGGTGGCCCAGGCAACCAGCAAGTGCTGGGGAACAATCGCCTGGTATCCATGTGGCCGGCACGTGGGGCACCCGTGGTGGCAGATAACGTGGTGTACTATGCTGCCAGCATCTGGCCCAGCATGGGCATTTTTGTGCACGCTTTGAATGTTGACACTGGCGAAGTAATCTGGACCAACGATGGCGATGGTTCGATCTTTATCAAGCAGCCTCACTCTGCGTACGCTTTTGCAGGTATCGCACCCCAGGGGAACATGGCTGTGCAGGGCGATCTTCTGTTGATCCCTGGTGGGCGTTCAATTCCTGCGGCTCTTGATCGCACCACGGGCAAGTTGAAGCACTATCTGCTGAATGATAATTCCAAGAAAGGTGGGGGGCACCTGTTAACTGTAGCTGGCGAGGTGTTCTTCAATGGCCCCGCGTTTTTTCAGACTGAAACGGGCAAATACATCGCTGGCATTGGCGACATTGTCGCCGTTAGCGATGACTTTGTGTTCGCCTACGCATCTGGAAAAATTCAACAATATCAGCGTAGTGAAATTCCCAAGGATGTGGGCAAAACCAAACTCTTTGCAAAAGCAACCCTGCCCAAGCCCGTGGCAACAGTGGCTGCCAAAGATGTCAGCACGTTACTGGCAACACCTTCGCACTTAATTGTGGGAATGAAAGATGCTGTGGTGGCCTTACCTCTACCGCTTACGGTAGAAGATGTGGATGAAGATGCCGCACATCAGGTGCTGGAGCACAAAGCCCAACACTTTCGACTGGCTTTTTCCAACGGCAACTTACTGGTGACCACCGAACATGGTGATCTGATTTGCCTGGGCGAAAAAGAACCAACTGTCCAGGAAAACTTACCTGCACCAGTGAAAGCCAAAGTGGCTGGGAAAGCATCGCCCGATCTGGCAAAACTGCTTACCAGCAAACCGAAACTAGGTGGGTATGCCATTCTCTGGGAGCCCACCATCGAAGAGATTGAAGCCTGCCTGCAGCAGACCACGTGCCACGCAATTTGTTACTTTGCGGAAGCCCAACAGGTGGAAGATCTTCGCACCTGGGCGTTGGCTAAGAATCTCTATGGCACACGCCTGGCGATCCATCAGGGGACACCAGCCACAGTGCAACTGCCACCATACTTAGCTGAGTGCATCATCACCAGGACGGCAAATGCGGAAGAACTTCGCACGATGTTTCGCATTCTTCGGCCATATGGTGGGCAATTACTGTTACCTGGGAAAGATGCGAAATTGCCATCGAACCTGACAACAATGCCCAATGCGAAAACAGTTCAGACTGCCAATGGTGTGCGGATCATCCGTGAAGGTGCGTTGCCCGGCTCTGGAAATTGGACGCACGAACATGCCGATGCCGCCAACACGCGCGTGGGCAGTGATCGACTGGTGAAAGCTCCCCTGGGGGTGTTATGGTTTGGTGGAACCAGCCACGAAGGAATGTTGCCCAGGCACGGGCACGGCCCCCAGCCACAGGTAATCGATGGGCGATGTATTATTGAAGGTGTCGATAAGATGCGTGCGGTCGATATTTACACCGGCCGCCTGTTGTGGGAAACCGCACTGCCCAAAGTGGGGGAGTTTTTCAACAACACTGCTCACCAGGCAGGTGCGAATGCCAGTGGCAGTAACTATGTTTGTCTGTCCGATGGGATTTACATTTCCTATCGCGATGGTTGTACGGTGCTTGACCCAGCAACAGGGAAAGTGAAGCAAACCATACGTGCACCTCATGCCGCAAAAGAGCCTGCCCCACGGTGGCGGTTTATTACGGCAAATGAAAAATACCTTGTTGCCCTGATTGACCCCGACCTTGAACGTACAACCGCAGAAGCAATCAAGAAAGCAGGTAAAAATTCTTATCGCGTCGCGAACACTCGTTCCAGCAGCAGTAAAAAACTGGTGGTATTCGAACGACAGACAGGGCAAGTGATCTGGCAGACCGATGCCCAGTACCACTTTCGCCACAACAGTATTTGCCTGGGCGATGAACAGCTATTTGTGATTGACCGCAAGGCAGACAACGATGAAGACGAGGATGCCCCCACGGATGCGGTATGTGCCTTTCAGTTGTCCGATGGCAAACCACTCTGGCGTTCCAGCAACAAAGTGTTTGGCACCTGGCTGAGCTATTCTGCCCAGCATCAGGTGGTGCTGGAAGCAGGCCGCGTGGCACGCGACACACTAAGTGATGAACCCAGCGGAATCCGTGCCTATTCTGCAACCACCGGGAAGGTGCTCTGGTACGAAAAGAAATATATCGGCCCGGCGATGATCCGTAATGACACAGTATTGCAAGGCAGCGGTGCCTGCGACCTGTTAACGGGCAAACCGTTGCTGGAAACCAATCCGTTTACGGGCACTTCAGCCCTGTGGAGCTGGGCCAGAGAATATGGTTGTAATACCCCGCTTGCTTCGCAGAACCTGCTCCTGTTTCGTTCTGGTGCGGCGGGCTTTTTCGATCTTGAAAACAACTGTGGCACCTCCAACCTGGGCGGTTTCCGTTCCAGTTGCACCAACAATCTGATGGCTGCAGGTGGGGTGCTGTGCGTGCCCGATTACACCCGCACCTGTACCTGCAGTTACCAGAACCAGACCTCGGTAGGTTTTGTGCCGATGGAACAGATCGATCAATGGTCTTTCCTGGGCAGTACCAAACTACCCGAGAACATTCGCGAGTTGGGCGTGAATCTGAATGCACCTGGGGATCGAAAAAGTGATACTGGCCGCATCTGGCTGGAATATCCCAGCGTGGGTGGCAAATCGCCCAATGTGCCATTGAAAACTGGCGGCCCCAAACTTCAGTGGTTCCGCAGGCACACTTCGGTCGTGGCAGACCGCGATGGCTGGATTACCAGTTCTGGTGCGGAAGATCTGGAATGGTTATCGTTGGTGCTGCAGGATAAGAAAGCTCCCACGCGAAGCTACACGGTGAAATTGTATTTTGTCGAGCCTGATGAAACTGTGCAGCCCAAGGAGCGACTGTTTGATATTACAATGCAGGGGTGA